The sequence below is a genomic window from Monodelphis domestica isolate mMonDom1 chromosome 2, mMonDom1.pri, whole genome shotgun sequence.
CTaacaatatttgtttaaaaaatactgcatcaatattcattgggGATAATAGTTTGTagttttattttcctgttttattcCTCCCTGGATTAGGCATTGAGACCACATTTGTCGAATCATAGAATTTTGTTAAattctcccttttttatttttgtaagcaaTTTATGTTATCAAAATAAATTGTTTCTTAAGAATTTGATAGCATTACCTCATAAAGCAATTGGAAAatgtcttttctccttttcttgagaAATAATTTATGCATCACTTCAAGTCTTTTTCTAAGATTTGGTTGTCTAAAATTTagatttcttattctgttaatacatttttaaaacacgTTTTTATAACTatacattttatgttttattactTTTCATGtcatgtaattaaaatattttctagtagattttcttcatctccttttttaaaatgaatttactcttttaaattttagttttggTAATTTGGTTTTGGTAATCTCCGTTTAAAATCAAACTAGATAACAGTTTATCTATtctattaacttttaaaaaaataagttcatttgtatttttattttcaattttatatatttcttctttgaccttGAAAATTTCTATTATGATGGTTAGTTggaatttttaaacttttgcctTTCAATTTGTTTTAGTTATTTACCTGGTTCATTgatccattttttctcttctttcttgatgAAAGTACTcagagatgtaaaaaaaaaaagtcctcttaGGACTGCTTTGGCAGCATCTCATGAAGTTGTTTTATGTTGTCTCATTTGTTTATAGAAtctcattgtctttttttctcataACATCTgtagtttctatgatttgttcatttAGTTACATATTCTCAAAGATTGAATTCTTTACTCTGCAtatcattttaatgttttcttcaaCAGTAATTTGCTGCTTATAAATTTTATCTTGTAATAGTGAGTAAAGGagtaaatgagagagaaaaagagttctGAACACAATTTATagcttccatctctctctctctctctctctctctctctctctctctctctctctctctctctgcctctctgcaatGGCTACaatgtcaggtctggagtcaggatgatgaGTGCAaattggccttagacacttactagccttgtaaccctggaaaagtcatataacccagattgactcagtttcctcaattgtataatgagtaggagaaagaaataacaaacaaaggCATAAACAGTGCCTCTCCcaaataaactccaaatggggtcacaaagaataagaAACAACTGCATAACATCTATTTATATAGCTAGATATCTATCAGGatgtaaatattcatctgtatATGTACCTATAATTGTATATTTAATTGAATCTTATCAGAGGACCCCTCTATCCCCATAGTGTGtatagtatatataatgtatatataatatatattagtatGTAACATATCATGTGACATTGTTTCATATAtactataaattatattttatgagtttatAACATATGTATTATcaatatatactatgtatattatattaatatattatttgaatattatacacataagaattaaattttaatggtttgactaaaatatatgaaaattataaataataatgatggtcTTCATCTCaaaatattattgctcaaagtcgaAATGTCTTTGATAACTTTTATTTAcgaaagaggtggaaagagtgaaagcagagaaatacaaaagggtagagaagacattagcctatctaactaaatattgctccagtccTCAACTCAGCCAGGATTTGTTGACCTTCAACTCGAATTAAACTCtttccagaagacaggaagggaaagtcaGCCATCCACTCACCCATGTTCCCTCCAAGGGGCAGGTCAAGAcgatgactcaagctgaaggtgactcctgaggccaactttcttccttgagccaacaaccttcttcttgaagctgacttccttatTGAAGTTGAGCTCCTTATTAAAGCCAACTTCCTACTTGAAGTTGATTCtcccagccccagaaattcaggaccttttatagtgacttcatgtcccttcccctcttcacaagggccaatcactacttccaaattgcccagcactgtgggaaccacttctcacctcctggagaggtgaatactcatcaaaaggttTTACAGATTCCAAGCTgattgaggtgtgaattctcatttcctggatGATTGATTTGAAAGGGTAGAAAGACCCCTCCACACACAACTAGTACTAAGTACAGTGTTCatgcttttgttgattcaattcaaaactagacaaaggagagttaatcctgtcttcacaatatagtgaggtactaagtaggggtatttaagttattgttaaccacgtgttaactcaaaatagacaaagggaataaaggattccctttcataagtgtaaactcagaatagacaaggagaacaaagaattcccttttcacatacacaaatacatacacaatGGGGGAGGGTCTCCTCTAATGAGATTTCAATCCCTTTGAATTTTACACAATAATTTTGAGTTGCTCCTATCCTGTCAGAAAGAATAGGCTATCTTGCACTCAATATGCATTTGATAACTTGATTGACCCCAATTACTCACATTTGGCATTTGGGAAAACTAGGCAAAACATTTCTATCCTGAAAATAGCTCCTTCaagcaaatgaaaaggaaagcaagGGTAATGCGCTAAGATGGGGCCATGAGAACTagtttgtatatatattatatggttctcaaaaatcaaataaacaaaaaacctaatcagtattattattactgctttgcaaaggaagaaactggGGCTTAGCGATCTCAAGTGGCATGTTTATAATCACAGAAGCCAGAGTCTTAATTTACACtgagatcttccttactccaagtccatCACCCAATGGATTTGACTTATTCTTACAATGAATGAATTTTGATAACTTCTACACTAGAAAAGATATGACCCCAAACACATATCTTGAAACACTCTTCTAAGGCTAAAGATTGATGTCATTTGCTTCTTTTCAGGCAGTCTCTCACCTGCCACCACACCTTCAAAGCTGCCTGTCTCAGCTTGCTATTGTGCAGAATCAGGATTAGTGTGTGACCTGAGGGACAGAGACACATCAATGGTATTCCACACCTTAAATTTGAGTCTTTTCCTGGAATTGAGAAGTTCCACAAGATGATGAATGATCCCAAAAAGAAGAGTACAacaaagatgaggaaagagagtatGGCTTTTATGGCTCGAACATGGGCCTCCATGCTGGGATCCCTAGATCCGGTGGCACTGTGCTTCATCTGATGCATATGTCTCCGGAGAGAAAAAACAAGGAGCAAGAATGAGACCAGAGATAGAAACAAGGGGATGAGACTCGAGAGGTTGGTAACAATTTGTATGGTGATATATTCACTCTCATTCACCTGGTAGTCTCTGTATACTTTTGTGTTGTTTCTTCTAATAAGAGCATTGTTATAAGCTCTCTCCAACATTGGAAGATTGATGGTCATACTAAAGAGCCAAGGTCCCACCATTAGCACACCGACAAGCTGGTTGATTCTCCACTTCAGCCAGAGAAAGAGGGAGTGGGAAAAGTTGGCAATCTTTAGGAAGTAGAAGACACTGAGACAGGTGGCAAACCAAATACTTGAAAGGTAGGTCAGGATCCAGAAAACTTCACTGACATTAATTCCCTCATTTAGTAATTCGTCTGGATTAAACACTAATTGAAAGCTAACACATGTTAATGTGCTTAACATACCAATTCTAGAGATGGCCAAGCTTACCAAGATGATATCCCCTGTTGCCAATTTCTTGCTCTTGATCCAATCAATGCCATTCACCAATATCATGAATCCGTTCCCCAGAATCCCCATTAAGAACTGTCCAACTACCAGAACCAACAAAATATTGTCCCCGCCACTTGGCATATTGACTGAGAGATTGCCCAGTCTTAAATATTAATGCTGCTGTTGGGTTGACACATAGCTAAAATAAGCCCTGAATTGATTGAATATTCCTAATGCTTGATAatgtaatgtttttttcttccctgctTTTATCTCCTACTTAAATCAGAAAGCCTTAGGTCAGTATAGCCCTGCTAGAATATCTATCAGAGAATACCATTGGTCCTTTTCAACAGCCCCTTTAATTCTATCTAACCCAGACTGTCTCTGAATTGAGTGACAATTCTATTCCCTCAT
It includes:
- the T2R25 gene encoding bitter taste receptor Modo-T2R25 (The RefSeq protein has 1 substitution compared to this genomic sequence), with translation MPSGGDNILLVLVVGQFLMGILGNGFMILVNGIDWIKSKKLATGDIILVSLAISRIGMLSTLTCVSFQLVFNPDELLNEGINVSEVFWILTYLSSIWFATCLSVFYFLKIANFSHSLFLWLKWRINQLVGVLMVGPWLFSMTINLPMLERAYNNALIRRNNTKVYRDYQVNESEYITIQIVTNLSSLIPLFLSLVSFLLLVFSLRRHMHQMKHSATGSRDPSMEAHVRAIKAILSFLIFVVLFFLGSFIILWNFSIPGKDSNLRCGIPLMCLCPSGHTLILILHNSKLRQAALKVWWQVRDCLKGSK